A genomic segment from Nymphalis io chromosome 15, ilAglIoxx1.1, whole genome shotgun sequence encodes:
- the LOC126773864 gene encoding dynactin subunit 5 has protein sequence MELQDTYYNKSEYVETASGNKVSRQTVLCGSQNIVLHGKVIVQSDAIIRGDLANVKTGRFCIISKGSVIRPPFKKFSKGVAFFPLQMGDHVFVGENTVVNAAVVGSYVYIGKNVVIGRRCVLKDCCMIEDNSVLPAETVVPSFARYSGNPARLITTLPEAMPDLMTEFTKSYYQHFLPITVN, from the exons atggaGCTTCAAGACACGTACTATAACAAATCTGAATACGTTGAAACT gcTTCAGGAAACAAAGTAAGTAGACAGACTGTACTCTGTGGATCCCAAAATATAGTATTACATGGAAAAGTTATAGTTCAAAGTGATGCAATAATCAGAGGAGACTTAGCTAATGTGAAAACTGGGAGATTCTGTATCATCAGCAAAGGTTCAGTTATTCGGCCACCTTTTAAAAAGTTTAGCAAAGG GGTTGCATTTTTTCCTCTACAAATGGGTGATCATGTTTTTGTAGGGGAGAATACAGTTGTTAATGCTGCCGTTGTGGGTTCATATGTTTATATTGGAAAAAATGTTGttata GGTAGAAGATGTGTACTTAAAGACTGTTGCATGATCGAAGATAACTCAGTGCTACCAGCAGAAACTGTTGTTCCTTCATTTGCAAGATACTCTGGCAACCCTGCAAGACTCATAACAACACTTCCCGAAGCAATGCCTGATTTAATGACTGAATTTACAAAAAGCTATTATCAACATTTTTTACCAATAACAGTAAATTAA
- the LOC126773948 gene encoding uncharacterized protein LOC126773948: protein MSGIDPRYLATYTDNSAGYIATVYQKPEDSLKSTTLEPRLVENQQPQKKCKDVTKNSLHLTQSCKDKVSVFTPRYLKAEVSKAVDRMCRIKHTSISKIEPSKKQTEIDLLKNEVQYQVKTRGEKLKELYKTGTRVYSGSVENILKWHKSLQDIGIMVLYEIVGKCVSVRAGESCAKNLVVRDDNGPAIQVVYYEIDFLLPELKIPCMIRVIGRIMPGTSRLQAFNVRPATGDDVASLPRRAAVASHHITKLCKEYFN from the exons ATGTCTGGAATTGATCCTCGATATTTGGCGACATATACAGATAACAGCGCTGGATACATTGCTacag TCTACCAGAAGCCAGAAGATTCTCTAAAATCTACAACACTCGAACCACGTTTAGTTGAAAATCAACAACCACAGAAAAAGTGTAAAGATG TTACAAAGAACTCATTACATTTGACCCAGAGCTGTAAAGACAAAGTTTCTGTTTTCACCCCTCGGTACCTCAAGGCTGAAGTTTCAAAGGCTGTGGACAGGATG TGTAGAATAAAACATACTTCTATTTCTAAAATAGAGCCTTCGAAGAAACAAACggaaattgatttattgaagAACGAGGTACAGTATCAAGTTAAAACTCGAGGGGAGAAACTTAAA gaacTATATAAAACTGGCACACGCGTATATTCTGGATCTGTTGAGAACATCCTGAAATGGCATAAGTCGCTGCAGGACATTGGCATCATGGTTCTTTATGAGATTGtcg gtaaatGTGTCAGCGTAAGAGCCGGGGAATCTTGCGCTAAGAACTTGGTCGTGAGAGATGATAATGGACCAGCCATTCAAGTAGTCTACTATGAAATAGACTTTTTGTTGCCGGAATTGAAAATACCTTGTATGATAAG GGTAATAGGACGTATTATGCCGGGAACAAGTAGATTGCAAGCGTTCAATGTGCGACCCGCGACAGGAGATGACGTCGCCTCATTGCCACGTCGCGCTGCTGTCGCTTCTCATCACATCACGAAGCTTTGCaaagaatatttcaattaa